The following proteins are encoded in a genomic region of Stutzerimonas balearica DSM 6083:
- a CDS encoding tRNA-uridine aminocarboxypropyltransferase, producing the protein MSHAVAQLREERLARSLKPFVARGSRMPRCDRCRVAATHCLCAWQPSVETRAGFCLLMHDIEPLKPSNTGWLIADVVQRTHAFGWDRTAVDERLLALLADPQWQPVVVFPGEYAEPSRVIDEVPVASQRRPLFVVLDATWTQARKMFRKSPYLDGLPVLGLRPDQLSRYGLRRSCRGEHLCTAEVAALCLELAGEQQAATALDDWLDLFSEHYLAAKHHRALDCNDERHRRLAALR; encoded by the coding sequence ATGTCACACGCCGTTGCCCAACTTCGAGAGGAGCGCCTGGCGCGCAGCCTGAAACCCTTCGTGGCGCGCGGATCGCGCATGCCGCGCTGCGATCGTTGTCGTGTCGCGGCCACGCATTGCCTGTGCGCCTGGCAGCCAAGCGTGGAGACGCGCGCGGGGTTCTGTTTGCTCATGCATGATATCGAGCCGCTCAAACCAAGCAACACGGGTTGGCTGATCGCCGATGTCGTGCAACGCACCCATGCCTTCGGTTGGGATCGAACGGCAGTCGATGAACGATTGCTGGCGTTGCTGGCCGACCCGCAATGGCAGCCGGTTGTGGTGTTCCCGGGCGAATATGCCGAACCCTCGCGGGTCATCGACGAGGTGCCTGTGGCCTCGCAACGCCGGCCGCTGTTCGTGGTGCTCGATGCGACCTGGACCCAGGCGCGCAAGATGTTCCGCAAGAGTCCCTATCTCGACGGGTTGCCAGTGCTCGGCCTGCGTCCCGACCAGCTATCGCGGTATGGCCTGCGTCGCTCCTGCCGGGGTGAGCATTTGTGTACCGCTGAGGTGGCCGCACTCTGTCTCGAGCTGGCAGGTGAGCAGCAGGCGGCGACAGCGCTGGATGACTGGCTGGACCTGTTCAGCGAGCACTATCTGGCCGCCAAGCACCACCGGGCCCTGGACTGCAACGACGAACGCCATCGTCGCCTGGCCGCATTGCGCTGA
- a CDS encoding quorum-sensing-regulated virulence factor family protein, which produces MYRLVAVLMLGLAPAFAGAASLKEQQLDQLLDDVARKSSVGTPRAINEDILDRGYSVDGHTLVNHLSVQPRHAAQMRDNPAKVREQLAASVCNNDGLRALLSRGATLRFEFSEYQSDRPITSERYDAGDCGL; this is translated from the coding sequence ATGTACCGTCTAGTCGCCGTGCTGATGCTCGGCCTGGCGCCTGCCTTCGCCGGCGCCGCATCGCTCAAGGAGCAGCAGCTGGACCAGCTGCTCGATGACGTCGCGCGCAAGAGCAGCGTCGGCACCCCGAGAGCCATCAACGAAGACATTCTCGACCGGGGTTACTCGGTCGATGGCCACACGCTCGTGAACCATCTGAGCGTGCAGCCCCGCCATGCCGCGCAGATGCGCGACAACCCGGCGAAGGTCCGCGAGCAGCTCGCGGCCAGCGTCTGCAATAACGATGGGCTGCGAGCGCTGCTCAGCCGGGGCGCGACGCTGCGCTTCGAGTTCAGCGAGTACCAGAGCGATCGGCCTATCACCAGCGAACGCTACGATGCCGGAGACTGCGGTCTCTAG
- a CDS encoding xylulose 5-phosphate 3-epimerase encodes MSQLLPSLAELEQHAQAQPEFASWRQGYGPFEHKLETQAAVFRLAHQLVQAGHQADLAAVYRLLQAIDRIASAGLWLVVHMTYAERVRLDGSALAAEDFKPRPEGHTGGALNMVPAYAGYLGLNALTGKTRAWMMGQGHCVAAIEALNVLTDNLHPEQAQAYGGGEEGLNRLLQDFYGYRLASDGSPLAPLGSHVNPHTAGGIAEGGYLGFAELEYAHMPLPGETLVAFLSDGAAEEQRGSDWIPRWWRAEDCGVALPVMIANGRRIEQRTQLGTHEGLEGFRQHLSHCGFDPILFDGTDPAAFIATLWEMEMRLSHRVDEKQRGILRYPLPIPYGIAQTQKGFGFYGAGSNAAHNLPLPANPRDDEQARQLFNQHSAQLFVPQDTLQDALATFGQHRRGRPLERDNPLALRCPASPRLPTLAYRDDACSPMTAVDRFFVDLTAANPQLRPRVGNPDELASNRLGEVLKVLKHRVNEPESDLEAIDGRIITALNEEAVVSACLANQGGLNLVASYEAFCVKMLGAVRQAIIFARQQKEVGRPAGWLGWPLIATSHTWENGKNQQSHQDTTFCEALLGEMSDMVRVVFPADHNSALALLPSIYQARGTLACMVMPKRERPRYFDAQQAEQLARDGAIVVEDFPGEEALLLIANGSYQLGEMLRAAERLREADCAYRLVYLQEPGRFRAPRDHWEVEAHIDEAVAARLFPDQMEMRVLLTHMRPEVARGHLWPILPDARRSSVLGYRNRGGTLDEFGMQFANRACWANVLAACARLRNVPRTALLTREEAAALAGKGDPEALR; translated from the coding sequence ATGAGCCAGCTATTGCCCAGCCTTGCAGAACTGGAACAACACGCCCAGGCGCAACCGGAGTTCGCCAGCTGGCGCCAGGGTTATGGGCCGTTCGAGCACAAGCTGGAGACCCAGGCGGCGGTGTTTCGGCTGGCGCACCAGCTGGTTCAGGCGGGGCATCAGGCGGACCTGGCCGCCGTCTACCGGCTGCTGCAGGCGATCGATCGAATCGCGAGCGCGGGCTTGTGGCTGGTGGTGCACATGACCTACGCCGAGCGCGTCCGGCTGGATGGTTCGGCGCTCGCCGCCGAAGACTTCAAGCCCCGGCCTGAAGGGCATACCGGGGGCGCGCTGAACATGGTGCCGGCCTACGCCGGTTATCTCGGCCTGAATGCGCTGACCGGCAAGACCCGTGCGTGGATGATGGGGCAGGGGCACTGCGTGGCAGCGATCGAGGCCCTCAATGTCCTGACCGATAACCTGCATCCGGAACAGGCGCAGGCCTACGGTGGCGGCGAGGAAGGGCTCAATCGCCTGCTGCAGGATTTCTATGGCTACCGTCTGGCCAGCGATGGCAGCCCGCTCGCGCCCTTGGGCAGCCACGTCAATCCGCATACCGCAGGTGGCATTGCCGAAGGCGGCTATCTCGGCTTCGCCGAACTGGAGTATGCGCACATGCCGCTGCCAGGCGAGACGCTGGTGGCGTTTCTCTCCGATGGGGCGGCCGAGGAACAGCGCGGTAGTGACTGGATTCCGCGCTGGTGGCGCGCCGAGGATTGCGGCGTGGCGCTGCCGGTGATGATCGCCAATGGACGGCGGATCGAGCAGCGTACGCAGCTGGGTACCCACGAAGGGCTGGAAGGCTTCCGTCAGCACCTGAGCCATTGCGGCTTTGACCCGATCCTGTTCGATGGCACCGACCCGGCCGCGTTCATCGCGACGCTCTGGGAGATGGAAATGCGCCTGAGCCATCGGGTCGATGAAAAACAGCGCGGCATCCTGCGCTATCCACTGCCGATCCCCTACGGCATCGCCCAGACGCAAAAGGGCTTCGGCTTCTACGGAGCGGGCAGCAATGCGGCGCACAACCTGCCGCTGCCGGCCAACCCGCGAGACGACGAGCAGGCCCGCCAGCTGTTCAATCAGCACAGCGCACAGCTGTTCGTTCCCCAAGACACATTGCAGGACGCCCTGGCCACCTTTGGCCAGCATCGTCGGGGGCGGCCGTTGGAGCGCGACAACCCTCTGGCGCTGCGTTGCCCGGCATCGCCCAGGTTGCCGACGCTGGCCTATCGCGACGATGCCTGTTCGCCGATGACGGCGGTCGATCGTTTCTTCGTCGATCTCACCGCAGCCAATCCGCAGCTGCGCCCGCGCGTCGGTAATCCGGACGAGCTGGCCAGCAACCGCCTGGGTGAAGTGCTCAAGGTGCTGAAGCACCGGGTCAACGAGCCGGAAAGCGACCTGGAAGCCATTGACGGGCGCATCATCACAGCGCTGAACGAAGAGGCCGTGGTATCGGCCTGCCTGGCCAACCAGGGTGGGTTGAACCTGGTCGCCAGTTACGAAGCCTTCTGCGTGAAAATGCTCGGCGCCGTGCGGCAGGCGATCATCTTTGCGCGACAGCAGAAAGAGGTCGGCCGACCTGCGGGCTGGCTGGGCTGGCCGCTGATCGCAACCTCGCACACCTGGGAGAATGGCAAGAACCAGCAGTCGCATCAGGACACGACCTTCTGCGAAGCGCTGCTCGGCGAGATGAGCGACATGGTTCGGGTGGTCTTTCCTGCTGACCACAACAGCGCGCTGGCCCTGCTGCCGAGTATCTATCAGGCACGCGGCACGCTCGCCTGCATGGTCATGCCCAAGCGGGAGAGGCCGCGCTATTTCGATGCGCAGCAGGCCGAGCAGCTCGCGCGCGATGGGGCCATTGTGGTCGAGGACTTCCCCGGTGAAGAAGCGTTGTTGCTGATTGCCAATGGCAGCTACCAGCTCGGCGAAATGCTGCGCGCCGCCGAGCGCCTGCGAGAAGCCGATTGTGCGTATCGCCTGGTCTATTTGCAGGAGCCGGGGCGCTTCCGCGCGCCGCGCGACCACTGGGAAGTGGAGGCACACATCGACGAAGCGGTCGCCGCGCGACTGTTCCCGGATCAGATGGAGATGCGCGTGTTGCTGACGCACATGCGGCCTGAGGTGGCGCGTGGCCACCTCTGGCCGATCCTGCCGGATGCGCGGCGCAGTTCGGTGCTCGGCTATCGCAATCGTGGCGGTACGCTGGATGAGTTCGGCATGCAGTTCGCCAACAGGGCCTGTTGGGCCAACGTGTTGGCGGCCTGTGCGCGTCTGCGCAACGTACCGCGCACTGCGCTGTTAACGCGCGAGGAGGCCGCTGCGCTGGCCGGCAAGGGCGACCCGGAGGCCTTGCGCTAG
- a CDS encoding MBL fold metallo-hydrolase RNA specificity domain-containing protein, which yields MALLSFLGAVREVTGSCYLIETHAGARVLLDCGMRQGRRKEEDSNRQPFAFDPAGIDAVVLSHAHIDHSGLLPRLVAEGFRGRIHCTAATAELLELMLLDAAQIQEKDAEWENRWRARIGKPLIQPLYTRLHAERMLGRREAHDYGVAIEVAPGVTATFHDAGHILGSAIVQVDVEDLGQTRRLVFSGDLGNTCSPLMFAPAVLREADVVLMESTYGDRDHRSHAATLEELADILQQAHRDGGNVLMPSFAVGRTQDLIYYLGKFYREGRLPQQAVFLDSPMAIGANAIYSHFKDQLDLNGIAGSLGADSTGRYAERWLPILRATPTPEESMAINRFKSGAIIIAGSGMCNGGRILHHFKHNLWRNECHVVIPGFQARGTLGRAIVEGARSVKLLHQRIAVNAKVHTLGGFSAHAGQSQLVEWVSHFDKRPELYLVHGEQDKMQTLQQVLLDRLGWEANIPEPGDRIAL from the coding sequence ATGGCGCTGCTCAGTTTTCTAGGTGCTGTACGGGAAGTCACCGGTTCCTGCTATCTGATAGAGACCCATGCCGGTGCCAGGGTTCTGCTCGATTGCGGTATGCGTCAAGGCCGACGCAAAGAGGAAGACAGCAATCGCCAGCCCTTCGCCTTCGATCCTGCGGGCATTGACGCGGTAGTGCTATCGCACGCCCATATCGATCACTCGGGTCTGCTGCCGCGCCTGGTCGCCGAGGGCTTTCGCGGGCGCATTCATTGCACTGCCGCGACCGCCGAACTGCTGGAACTGATGCTGCTGGACGCCGCGCAGATCCAGGAAAAGGACGCCGAGTGGGAAAACCGCTGGCGGGCACGGATCGGCAAGCCGTTGATTCAGCCGCTCTACACGCGCCTGCATGCCGAGCGCATGCTTGGTCGTCGCGAGGCACATGACTACGGCGTCGCCATCGAGGTCGCGCCCGGCGTCACCGCCACCTTTCACGATGCCGGCCACATTCTGGGCTCGGCAATCGTCCAGGTCGATGTCGAGGATCTCGGCCAGACGCGTCGCCTGGTGTTTTCGGGCGACCTGGGCAATACCTGCTCGCCACTGATGTTTGCGCCGGCCGTGCTGCGCGAGGCCGACGTGGTGCTGATGGAGTCGACCTACGGCGACCGCGACCATCGCAGCCATGCAGCGACGCTCGAGGAGCTGGCCGACATCCTCCAGCAAGCGCACCGTGACGGCGGCAACGTATTGATGCCGTCGTTCGCCGTCGGCCGTACGCAGGATCTGATCTACTACCTGGGCAAGTTCTACCGCGAAGGCCGCCTGCCGCAGCAGGCCGTGTTTCTCGACAGCCCGATGGCCATCGGCGCCAACGCCATCTATTCACACTTCAAGGATCAGCTGGACCTCAACGGCATCGCCGGCAGCCTCGGCGCAGACAGCACCGGCCGCTACGCCGAGCGCTGGCTGCCAATCCTGCGCGCGACCCCGACGCCCGAGGAATCCATGGCGATCAACCGCTTCAAGAGCGGCGCGATCATTATCGCCGGTAGCGGCATGTGCAACGGCGGACGCATCCTGCACCACTTCAAACACAACCTGTGGCGCAACGAGTGTCACGTGGTGATTCCGGGCTTCCAGGCGCGCGGAACTCTCGGCCGGGCCATCGTCGAGGGGGCACGCAGCGTCAAGCTTCTGCACCAGCGCATCGCCGTCAACGCCAAGGTGCACACGCTGGGAGGGTTCTCGGCCCATGCCGGGCAATCGCAGCTCGTCGAGTGGGTCAGCCACTTCGACAAGCGCCCCGAGCTGTATCTCGTCCATGGCGAGCAAGACAAGATGCAGACCCTGCAGCAGGTATTGCTCGATCGCCTGGGCTGGGAGGCGAACATTCCGGAACCTGGCGATCGTATCGCCCTCTGA
- a CDS encoding LOG family protein — protein MPFEADDYLSRHFKTGGADLAKRIDELVALVVSETSPNLALYREMFVTVTRMAQADRNRWDAKIMLQTLREMEHAFSRLEQFKRRRKVTVFGSARTPMEHPLYGLARELGERLARCDMMVITGAGGGIMAAAHEGAGRDNSLGLNITLPFEQHANATVDGTDNLLSFHFFFVRKLFFVKEADGLVLCPGGFGTLDEALEVLTLIQTGKSPLVPVVLLDMPGGTYWRDALQFMRHQLEENRYILPSDLRLMRLADSAEQATREITNFYRNFHSSRWLQDRFVIRMNHALSNEALEHINEAYADLCTSGEFEQQPCCSLELDEPELQRLPRLSFVFNGRNYGRLRELIDYLNETESWAAALPTED, from the coding sequence ATGCCCTTCGAAGCAGACGATTACCTGTCCCGACACTTCAAGACTGGCGGCGCCGATCTCGCGAAACGGATCGATGAACTGGTCGCGCTGGTCGTCTCGGAAACCAGCCCGAATCTGGCGCTGTACCGGGAAATGTTTGTCACGGTGACGCGCATGGCACAGGCGGACCGCAACCGCTGGGACGCCAAGATCATGCTACAGACCCTGCGTGAGATGGAGCACGCATTCAGCCGCCTGGAGCAGTTCAAGCGACGCCGCAAGGTCACCGTGTTCGGGTCGGCGCGCACCCCGATGGAGCATCCGCTGTATGGGCTCGCGCGCGAGTTGGGCGAACGCCTGGCGCGCTGCGACATGATGGTCATCACCGGCGCGGGAGGTGGCATCATGGCGGCCGCCCACGAAGGTGCCGGCCGCGACAACAGCCTGGGGCTGAATATCACCTTGCCATTCGAGCAGCACGCCAACGCGACGGTGGATGGCACCGACAACCTGCTGTCGTTTCACTTCTTCTTCGTGCGCAAGCTGTTCTTCGTCAAGGAGGCCGACGGCCTGGTGCTCTGCCCCGGCGGCTTCGGCACGCTGGACGAGGCGCTGGAAGTCCTGACCCTGATCCAGACCGGCAAAAGCCCGCTGGTTCCGGTAGTACTGCTCGACATGCCAGGCGGCACCTATTGGCGCGATGCCCTGCAGTTCATGCGGCACCAGCTGGAAGAAAACCGCTACATCCTGCCGAGCGACCTGCGGCTCATGCGGCTGGCCGACAGTGCGGAACAGGCCACGCGGGAGATCACCAATTTCTACCGCAACTTCCACTCCAGCCGCTGGCTGCAGGATCGCTTCGTGATCCGCATGAACCATGCACTGAGCAACGAGGCGCTGGAGCACATCAACGAGGCCTATGCCGATCTGTGCACAAGCGGCGAATTCGAGCAGCAACCCTGTTGCTCGTTGGAGCTCGACGAGCCTGAACTGCAGCGCCTGCCCCGGCTCAGCTTCGTTTTCAACGGACGCAATTACGGTCGCCTGCGCGAGCTGATCGACTATCTCAACGAAACCGAAAGCTGGGCCGCCGCGCTACCCACGGAAGACTGA
- the recX gene encoding recombination regulator RecX: protein MPVILDSPAAVRRAAMDLLARREHGRAELTRKLRQRGAPAELIEAALERLADEGLLSESRYIESFIRGRASSGYGPLRIREELTQRGLPRGEVEQALQACGYDWGEQLEALWQRRFGVLPGDPRERARQTRFLVYRGYPLELIGRLLQRGRLD, encoded by the coding sequence ATGCCGGTCATCCTGGATAGCCCCGCCGCCGTGCGGCGGGCTGCCATGGATCTGCTGGCTCGGCGCGAGCATGGGCGCGCCGAGCTGACCCGCAAGTTGCGCCAGCGCGGCGCACCCGCAGAACTCATCGAGGCGGCGCTCGAGCGTCTGGCGGACGAAGGCTTGCTGTCCGAGTCGCGCTACATCGAAAGCTTTATCCGGGGACGGGCCAGCAGCGGTTATGGCCCGCTACGGATCCGCGAAGAGCTGACGCAGCGCGGCCTGCCGCGTGGCGAAGTCGAGCAAGCCTTGCAGGCCTGCGGTTACGACTGGGGCGAGCAGCTCGAGGCGCTGTGGCAGCGTCGTTTCGGCGTGCTTCCGGGCGACCCGCGCGAGCGCGCCCGGCAAACAAGGTTCCTGGTCTACCGGGGCTATCCACTCGAGTTGATCGGGCGGCTGCTGCAGCGCGGCCGGCTCGACTGA
- the recA gene encoding recombinase RecA, with the protein MDENKKRALAAALGQIEKQFGKGAVMRMGDHDRQAIPAISTGSLGLDIALGIGGLPKGRIVEIYGPESSGKTTLTLSVIAEAQKKGATCAFVDAEHALDPDYAAKLGVNVEDLLVSQPDTGEQALEITDMLVRSNAVDVIIVDSVAALVPKAEIEGEMGDSHVGLQARLMSQALRKITGNIKNANCLVIFINQIRMKIGVMFGSPETTTGGNALKFYASVRLDIRRTGAVKEGDEVVGSETRVKVVKNKVAPPFRQAEFQILYGKGIYRSGEVIDLGVQQGLVEKSGAWYSYQGSKIGQGKANAAKFLEDNPAVGEEIERLVREKLLVVSSNSKAAAGAVAEDDLVEADY; encoded by the coding sequence ATGGACGAGAACAAGAAGCGTGCCTTGGCTGCGGCTCTGGGCCAGATCGAAAAGCAGTTCGGCAAGGGTGCGGTCATGCGCATGGGCGATCATGATCGCCAGGCCATTCCGGCTATTTCGACCGGCTCGCTCGGGCTCGATATCGCGCTGGGCATCGGCGGCTTGCCAAAAGGCCGTATCGTCGAGATCTACGGTCCCGAGTCGTCCGGTAAGACCACGCTGACCCTGTCCGTCATTGCTGAAGCCCAGAAGAAGGGCGCGACCTGCGCCTTCGTTGACGCCGAGCACGCGCTCGACCCCGACTATGCCGCCAAGCTGGGCGTCAATGTCGAGGACCTGCTGGTTTCTCAGCCGGATACGGGTGAGCAGGCGCTGGAAATCACCGACATGCTGGTGCGCTCCAATGCCGTCGACGTGATCATCGTCGACTCGGTTGCGGCGCTGGTGCCCAAGGCCGAGATCGAGGGCGAAATGGGTGACTCCCACGTCGGTTTGCAGGCGCGCCTGATGTCTCAGGCGCTGCGCAAGATCACCGGCAACATCAAGAACGCCAACTGTCTGGTCATCTTCATCAACCAGATCCGCATGAAGATCGGCGTGATGTTCGGCAGCCCCGAGACCACCACCGGTGGTAACGCACTGAAGTTCTATGCCTCGGTTCGTCTGGACATTCGCCGCACCGGTGCGGTGAAGGAGGGCGACGAGGTGGTTGGCAGCGAGACCCGCGTCAAGGTGGTGAAGAACAAGGTGGCGCCGCCGTTCCGCCAGGCCGAGTTCCAGATCCTGTACGGCAAGGGCATCTACCGCAGTGGCGAGGTCATCGACCTGGGCGTGCAGCAGGGCCTGGTCGAGAAATCCGGCGCCTGGTACAGCTATCAGGGCAGCAAGATCGGGCAGGGTAAAGCCAACGCGGCCAAGTTCCTCGAGGACAACCCGGCTGTAGGCGAAGAGATCGAGCGGCTGGTTCGTGAAAAGCTGCTGGTGGTCTCCTCGAACAGCAAGGCGGCGGCCGGTGCTGTGGCCGAGGATGATCTGGTCGAAGCCGACTACTGA
- a CDS encoding CinA family protein has product MDITELAQRLGDELALRGAQVTTAESCTGGGIAEAITRIAGSSAWFEAGYITYSNAQKTSQLNVPAALFTSVGAVSDEVVRAMVAGAQARSGARYAVAVSGVAGPGGGSPNKPVGTVWIAWGDDERQFSWRYQFAGDRCAVRRQTVEAALQGLIALVVGENPQRG; this is encoded by the coding sequence ATGGATATCACGGAGCTGGCACAACGGCTGGGCGACGAGCTGGCGCTGCGTGGTGCGCAGGTGACCACGGCCGAATCCTGTACCGGTGGTGGCATCGCCGAAGCGATCACGCGGATCGCCGGTAGCTCGGCCTGGTTCGAGGCAGGCTACATCACCTATTCGAATGCGCAGAAAACCAGCCAGCTGAACGTTCCGGCAGCGCTTTTCACAAGCGTCGGTGCGGTCAGCGACGAAGTCGTGCGCGCCATGGTGGCCGGGGCACAGGCCCGTAGTGGTGCACGCTATGCGGTCGCGGTCAGCGGCGTGGCGGGGCCAGGCGGAGGGTCGCCGAACAAGCCGGTTGGCACCGTGTGGATTGCCTGGGGCGACGACGAGCGGCAGTTCAGCTGGCGCTACCAGTTCGCCGGCGACCGCTGCGCCGTGCGCAGACAAACGGTCGAGGCGGCGCTGCAGGGGCTGATCGCGCTGGTCGTCGGAGAAAATCCCCAGCGGGGCTAG
- the mutS gene encoding DNA mismatch repair protein MutS — MTKSNTDLSAHTPMMQQYWKLKREHPDQLMFYRMGDFYELFYEDAQKAAKLLDITLTARGQSAGKSIPMAGIPFHSAEGYLARLVKLGESVVICEQIGDPATSKGPVERQVVRIITPGTVSDEALLDERRDNLLAAVLGDERLFGLSVLDIASGRFSVQELGGWENLLAELERLSPAELLIPDDWPQGLPVEKRRGVRRRAPWDFDRDSAFKSLCQQFGTQDLKGFGCEKLTLAIGAAGCLLSYAKETQRTALPHLRSLRHERLDETVILDGASRRNLELDINLSGGHDNTLQSVVDRCQTAMGSRLLTRWLHRPLRDRAMLEARQDSITCLLEHYRFEQIQPQLKDIGDLERILARIGLRNARPRDLARLRDALAALPQLQQAMQDLVAPHLSALAASIRTYPELADLLARAIVDNPPAVIRDGGVLKTGYDAELDELLSISENAGQYLMDLEVRERERTGLANLKVGYNRVHGYFIELPSKQAESAPADYIRRQTLKGAERFITPELKEFEDKALSAKSRALAREKALYEALLEQLIEVLAPLQESAAALAELDVLSNLAERALTLDLNRPRFVEEPCLKIDQGRHPVVEQVLETPFVANDLALDDGRRMLVITGPNMGGKSTYMRQTALIVLLAQIGSFVPAAACELSLVDRIFTRIGSSDDLAGGRSTFMVEMSETANILHNATDCSLVLMDEVGRGTSTFDGLSLAWAAAEHLAGLRAFTLFATHYFELTVLPESQPVVANVHLSATEHNERIVFLHHVLPGPASQSYGLAVAQLAGVPGPVIARAREHLARLEITSLPHDAPQGGPGQSVAPQQADLFAALPHPVIDELGRLDPDAISPRQALDLLYTWKTRI; from the coding sequence ATGACCAAGTCGAACACCGATCTCTCCGCCCATACCCCCATGATGCAACAGTACTGGAAGCTCAAGCGCGAGCATCCCGATCAGCTGATGTTCTACCGCATGGGTGACTTCTACGAGCTGTTCTACGAGGACGCGCAAAAAGCCGCCAAGCTCTTGGACATCACCCTGACGGCGCGCGGGCAGTCGGCCGGCAAGTCGATCCCGATGGCCGGCATACCCTTTCATTCGGCCGAGGGCTACCTGGCCCGCTTGGTCAAGCTCGGCGAATCGGTGGTGATCTGCGAGCAGATCGGCGATCCGGCGACCAGCAAGGGGCCGGTGGAGCGCCAGGTCGTGCGCATCATCACGCCGGGCACGGTGAGCGATGAAGCCCTGCTCGACGAGCGCCGGGACAACCTGCTGGCAGCGGTGCTGGGCGACGAGCGACTGTTTGGCCTGTCGGTACTCGACATCGCCAGCGGCCGCTTCAGCGTGCAGGAGCTTGGCGGCTGGGAGAACCTGCTCGCCGAGCTCGAGCGCCTGAGCCCCGCGGAACTACTGATTCCCGACGACTGGCCGCAGGGCTTGCCGGTCGAAAAGCGACGCGGCGTCCGCCGTCGTGCGCCTTGGGATTTCGATCGCGACTCCGCATTCAAAAGCCTCTGCCAGCAGTTCGGCACTCAGGACCTCAAAGGCTTCGGCTGCGAAAAGCTGACTCTGGCGATCGGCGCCGCGGGCTGCCTGCTGAGCTACGCCAAGGAGACCCAGCGCACGGCCCTGCCGCACCTGCGCAGCCTGCGTCATGAGCGGCTCGACGAGACGGTGATCCTCGATGGAGCCAGCCGGCGCAACCTCGAGCTGGACATCAACCTCTCCGGCGGCCACGATAACACGCTGCAGTCCGTCGTCGACCGCTGTCAGACTGCCATGGGCTCGCGCCTGCTGACCCGCTGGCTGCATCGCCCGCTGCGCGACCGCGCCATGCTGGAAGCGCGTCAGGACTCAATCACCTGCCTGCTCGAGCACTACCGGTTCGAGCAGATCCAGCCGCAGCTCAAGGACATCGGCGACCTGGAGCGGATTCTCGCCCGCATCGGCCTGCGCAACGCCCGCCCGCGCGACCTGGCACGCCTGCGCGATGCGCTGGCGGCGCTGCCGCAACTGCAGCAGGCCATGCAGGACCTGGTCGCGCCGCATCTCAGCGCGTTGGCCGCGAGCATCCGCACCTACCCGGAACTGGCGGATCTCCTGGCCCGCGCAATCGTCGACAACCCGCCGGCGGTCATTCGTGACGGCGGCGTGCTGAAGACCGGCTACGACGCCGAGCTGGATGAGCTGTTGTCGATCAGCGAGAACGCCGGGCAATACCTGATGGACCTCGAAGTACGCGAGCGCGAGCGTACCGGCCTGGCCAACCTGAAGGTGGGCTACAACCGCGTGCACGGGTACTTTATCGAGCTGCCCAGCAAGCAGGCCGAATCGGCGCCGGCCGACTATATCCGTCGACAGACGCTCAAGGGCGCCGAGCGATTCATCACCCCGGAACTCAAGGAGTTCGAAGACAAGGCCCTGTCCGCCAAGAGCCGGGCGCTGGCGCGGGAAAAGGCCCTGTACGAAGCGCTGCTGGAACAGCTGATCGAAGTCCTTGCGCCGCTGCAGGAAAGCGCCGCCGCACTGGCCGAACTGGATGTGTTGAGCAACCTGGCCGAGCGGGCGCTGACGCTGGATCTGAATCGGCCGCGCTTCGTCGAAGAACCGTGCCTGAAAATCGATCAGGGCCGCCACCCGGTGGTCGAGCAGGTGCTGGAAACCCCCTTCGTGGCCAACGACCTGGCGCTCGACGATGGCCGGCGCATGCTCGTCATCACCGGTCCGAATATGGGCGGTAAATCCACATATATGCGGCAGACCGCGCTGATCGTACTGCTCGCACAGATCGGCAGCTTCGTTCCGGCAGCCGCCTGCGAGCTGTCGCTGGTCGATCGCATTTTCACGCGCATCGGTTCGTCCGACGATCTGGCCGGAGGGCGCTCGACCTTCATGGTCGAGATGAGCGAAACGGCGAACATCCTGCACAACGCCACCGACTGCAGCCTGGTGCTGATGGACGAGGTCGGCCGCGGCACCAGCACCTTCGATGGCCTCTCGCTGGCCTGGGCGGCGGCCGAACACCTGGCCGGACTCCGCGCCTTCACCCTGTTTGCCACGCACTACTTCGAGCTGACCGTACTGCCGGAAAGCCAGCCGGTGGTGGCGAACGTTCACCTGTCTGCCACCGAGCACAACGAGCGCATCGTGTTCCTGCATCACGTGCTGCCCGGCCCCGCGAGCCAGAGCTACGGCCTGGCGGTGGCACAGCTAGCCGGCGTTCCGGGGCCGGTGATCGCCCGCGCACGCGAGCACCTGGCGCGCCTGGAGATCACCAGCCTGCCGCATGACGCTCCCCAGGGCGGGCCGGGACAATCGGTCGCACCTCAACAGGCCGATCTGTTCGCGGCCCTGCCACACCCCGTGATCGACGAGCTCGGGCGGCTCGACCCGGACGCCATCAGCCCGCGTCAGGCCCTCGATTTGTTATATACGTGGAAGACTCGGATATAA